From the genome of Alteromonas stellipolaris:
CCAAAGAAGCGTTACAAATAGCAGTGAATGCGTCTAAAGCCGCAAAAGCTGAATATTGGGCATCTGATATTGCCTTGGGTGTAGACGGTAAATACCGTATTTTAGAATGTGCAACTGCGTTTGCCGCCTTCCCTTACATTCGTGATTGGATTGGCCAGTATATAATGTGGACCTTGTGTTCAGAGCGCTTTAAGAAGCCGCATATTCCTTTGTATAACTGGGAGGAACTGGGTAAGATTCGCACGCCGCTATTACGCACCATGAGAAATATTACTTTTGGCGAATATACTCCAAGTAGTGATAGTGCAGACTCAGCAGCGGTAACTAATCCTGAACTTTATCCTTTGTTACCCGTTGAACTACAGCTCGATGAAGAGTGGCCAAGTGAATCCTGGAATTTTCAAGATAATTACACGCCAAAAAGTAAGGCCAAAATAGTAACCGACTTGCATTTAGAAAACCAAGATGTGAGTGAAGATGATGGCCTAGAAGACGTCATCGGTGATGGACTAGAACGTGTATTAAATGATAGCAACGATGAGTTTGAAGTCGACGCCGAAGTAGATGCGGGCGAACTCATTTTAACTACGTCAGAGTTAGAAAACTTTTTTGCTGGCGTAAAAGGTATAGGCCCTAAACTTACAGAGGTGATAATCAGTACTCTGGGTGAAGAGGGCACGTCAAAAGCGATTTACGCTGATCCAAGCGTGTTTCTGACGGTTAAAAACATTCAGCAGAAGAAAGTCGATGCAATTATCGCGCATTGGGATAATTTCAAGACTACGCTGGTAACCACTGATTTCTCTTAGTAAAGAAGAAATAATGAAAAAACAATATACCTCGTATCAAGAAACAATGGCGTTTTTAGAACAAGCTCAGGAAAAATATCCTGAGCTTATTCGCGTGCATAGCATTGGAACGACGTGGGAAGGTAGACCAATTATGATGGCGACCCTTTCTGCTAACATTGAAACTGCGGACAGTAAACCCGCTCTGCTTTTTACAGGAACCATCCATGCTCGCGAGTGGATTGGCAACGAGTTAGCCATTAAGTTTATTGATAACGTGCTAACCAATATTGATCACAACCCATCTATACAACAGGC
Proteins encoded in this window:
- a CDS encoding ATP-grasp domain-containing protein → MSTTKLPTIGLLYLDHVLRFFDKSNFKGWPDKIETVCYHWGNDKARFVREVKSKNIDILIGNIPATAYETFREIARELPDVRFLPSMDTQFANKSKENVTHFCEKHDLPIPKTDIFYEKDEAMAFLRKTSYPKIIKKSYGPSNYGGYFVHKVDSFKEVVELLNKKKYHPIYVQEFVPMKADIRVMLIGHKPVCAFWRRPPEGEWLTNTSQGGSMDYSDVPKEALQIAVNASKAAKAEYWASDIALGVDGKYRILECATAFAAFPYIRDWIGQYIMWTLCSERFKKPHIPLYNWEELGKIRTPLLRTMRNITFGEYTPSSDSADSAAVTNPELYPLLPVELQLDEEWPSESWNFQDNYTPKSKAKIVTDLHLENQDVSEDDGLEDVIGDGLERVLNDSNDEFEVDAEVDAGELILTTSELENFFAGVKGIGPKLTEVIISTLGEEGTSKAIYADPSVFLTVKNIQQKKVDAIIAHWDNFKTTLVTTDFS